In the genome of Sciurus carolinensis chromosome 3, mSciCar1.2, whole genome shotgun sequence, one region contains:
- the Ccl16 gene encoding C-C motif chemokine 16, protein MAVGDTVKANRSGSQYCWCLQLYLCGLPSLSDSGLGVVIASSLASQHRGHCFSSSTTSVAVRVQKAEQWALPTTSGKVDTSAQLSLELRCPAEMKASVAAFLLLVFATTSASLFQPKIPESVNIPAVCCLTYNEKVLPRKLVIGYREALTCHLPAIIFVTKKNREVCTNPNDDWVQEYIKDSHVPLLPPRNLASVKVTRTEKGQSQLHSP, encoded by the exons ATGGCGGTAGGTGACACAGTGAAAGCAAACAGATCTGGTTCTCAGTACTGCTGGTGTCTTCAACTCTACCTTTGTGGCCTCCCCTCTCTAAGTGACAGTGGCCTTGGAGTAGTGATTGCCTCTTCACTGGCAAG CCAACACAGAGGCCactgtttctcctcctccaccacctctgTGGCGGTCAGAGTCCAGAAAGCTGAGCAGTGGGCGCTCCCGACGACCAGCGGCAAGGTGGACACCTCTGCTCAGCTCTCCCTGGAGTTGCGCTGCCCTGCTGAGATGAAGGCTTCGGTGGCTGCTTTCCTTCTCCTTGTCTTTGCCACCACGTCTGCGTCTCTCTTCCAGCCAA AAATCCCTGAGTCGGTGAACATTCCAGCTGTCTGCTGCCTGACGTATAATGAGAAAGTATTGCCACGGAAACTGGTAATAGGATACCGAGAGGCCCTCACCTGTCATCTACCAGCAATCAT CTTTGTCACCAAGAAGAACCGAGAAGTCTGCACCAACCCCAATGACGACTGGGTCCAAGAGTACATCAAAGATTCCCATGTACCTTTGCTGCCTCCCAGGAACTTGGCCTCGGTTAAAGTCACCAGAACAGAGAAAGGCCAGTCCCAGCTCCACTCCCCATGA